In the genome of Cynocephalus volans isolate mCynVol1 chromosome 10, mCynVol1.pri, whole genome shotgun sequence, the window CATTCGCCTGGAATGAGAATcacattttggggggggggaatccCAGGGTGAAAGTTTAAAAGCCTCGGGTGATGACCATTTGGGATCCCCCAAAATGCGACGTCCTAGGGAATCCTCCCATTTGGCTTTGGGGGACCCTCGGCGATCATTTACTACGGTTCAGGAAATAACAGGAGGGACAGGGAGATAACATTGCAGGATTTCAGGGTGATCACTGGGAAGATACTAGTAACGGACACCCTAGTACCTTTGCGGAAGCCTTAGTAAGCTTTGGGGATCCAGTAAGATAACTCTTTGGAGCCCCTCAGGATGATGTATGGGGAGGGGGTAGCAGGAATATGCCATTTGGGGGATCTCAGTGTGACGCTTGAGGTGCCCAGATATATTTTGGTGGCGGAGCTTGGCTTCGGTCCAGGATGTTGGCAGCTGTCTGGAGCCCACCATCCCGCCTGTCCCCCAGCTCCCCACCAGAGCCCGCCGAAGAAGCCCAGCCAGTCCGCTCCAGGGTCTGTCGCGTCCGACGGCGCACCTTCCCGGCCGCGCCGGCGACCCCCACCGCAGCGGCCGCACCGCTGCCCCGACTGTGACAAGGCCTTCTCGTACCCGTCCAAGCTGGCCACGCATCGGTTAGCACACGGCGGCGCCCGACCCCATCCATGCCCCGACTGCCCCAAGGCCTTCTCCTACCCCTCCAAGCTGGCAGCCCACCGCCTCACACACAGCGGCGCCCGGCCGCACCCGTGCCCGCATTGCCCAAAGGCCTTTGGCCACCGCTCCAAGTTGGCGGCCCACCTCTGGACCCACGCGCCCGCCCGCCCCTACCCGTGCCCAGACTGCCCCAAGTCCTTCTGCTACCCCTCCAAGCTGGCGGCCCACCGCCACACGCACCACGCCACCGATGCTCGCCCCTATCCTTGCCCTCACTGCCCCAAGGCTTTCTCATTTCCCTCCAAGCTGGCTGCCCATCGCCTATGTCACGACCCCCCCACCGCGCCGGGCAGCCAGGCCACCGCACGGCATCGATGCTCCAGCTGTGACCAGGCCTTTGGCCAGAGACGCCTCCTGCTGCTTCATCAACGCAGCCACCACCGGGCGGAGGGCCAGGGGGACAGAGAGTGAACCCTCCCCTTGGCTCACTGGCTCCCTCTTCTGCCAGCCCAGGTCAATAAAAAGGTGGGATTTCTAAGCCGGTGGGGGGAATGGACTTGCTTCTTCCAGGTAgctggcagggagagagagactggCCATTTTTACTGGGCTCAAACTTAGAAGGCGAGGAACTCTTTGCTCACCTGCTTTGCGTACAGGGAGGTGTCAACCACAGAGTTATAGCACTGGGTCCAAACCCACAGATGTGGAACTGTGGTTTGACAGCACTGGCTGTTTCTCCCCACCTATTTATAGGGCAAAGGTAAAAAGTCTGCTAGTCCCGGGTTCTTCAAGACTGTGGACAAACAGGCTGTCTCATTGTTGTTGAAAGTTTAAATTGGTTTCTCCACTTTGGCCATATAACTgtatgtaaaaaatttaaaatacacacatgctTGTTTCAACTCTTCCACTTGTAGGAATTTATCCTATAAACTCATACATGTGAAGATGACATAAAGGTaagatgttcactgcagcatgaTTGTTGTGGCGAAggattggaaacaacccaagcaACCATCATCAGGGGACCAGCTAATGAACTGCAATACTGCCA includes:
- the ZNF575 gene encoding zinc finger protein 575; the protein is MLERGAESAVGGTNPSPTSKEPVTNGDESGPASPHQSPPKKPSQSAPGSVASDGAPSRPRRRPPPQRPHRCPDCDKAFSYPSKLATHRLAHGGARPHPCPDCPKAFSYPSKLAAHRLTHSGARPHPCPHCPKAFGHRSKLAAHLWTHAPARPYPCPDCPKSFCYPSKLAAHRHTHHATDARPYPCPHCPKAFSFPSKLAAHRLCHDPPTAPGSQATARHRCSSCDQAFGQRRLLLLHQRSHHRAEGQGDRE